A genomic window from Klebsiella quasipneumoniae subsp. quasipneumoniae includes:
- a CDS encoding YSC84-related protein, which yields MKLQTLFLVAMTALAGCSAQGDTASQQRASIQKMRNETLNKLYTLQPEARSDIQHAKGYAVFANNSSKILLFGFGSGYGVVRDTASGKDTYMKMAQGGAGLGIGIKQQRTVLVFHDKAALDHFIRQGYMVGADANAAAKYDDKGIAPIAASANGVAKDTSSLPSKVNVYEITDKGLAAQAMVNGYKYWPDDELNP from the coding sequence ATGAAATTACAGACGCTTTTCCTCGTCGCCATGACCGCGCTGGCGGGCTGCAGCGCGCAGGGCGATACCGCCAGCCAGCAGCGGGCCAGCATTCAGAAGATGCGCAACGAAACCCTCAATAAACTTTACACCCTGCAGCCCGAGGCCCGCAGCGATATTCAGCATGCGAAGGGTTATGCGGTATTCGCCAATAACAGCAGCAAGATCCTGCTGTTCGGATTTGGCAGCGGCTACGGCGTGGTGCGGGATACGGCCTCCGGGAAGGACACCTATATGAAAATGGCCCAGGGCGGCGCCGGTCTGGGAATAGGGATCAAGCAGCAGCGCACGGTGCTGGTCTTCCATGATAAAGCGGCCCTGGATCACTTTATCCGCCAGGGATATATGGTCGGCGCCGATGCGAACGCCGCGGCGAAATATGATGACAAAGGCATCGCGCCGATCGCCGCCTCCGCGAACGGCGTAGCGAAGGACACCTCCTCGCTGCCGTCAAAAGTGAACGTCTATGAAATCACCGACAAGGGGCTGGCCGCCCAGGCGATGGTCAATGGCTATAAATACTGGCCGGATGACGAACTGAACCCGTAG
- a CDS encoding M20 aminoacylase family protein encodes MSDYVIPEIKATEAEMISLRHYLHANPELSLEEFNTSELVAGKLTEWGYQVTRGLGKTGVVGSLSKGDSPRTIGLRADMDALPIHETTGLPWASTVSGKMHACGHDGHTTILLAAAKYIASPACQFNGTVHLIFQPAEEAIGGADLMIKDGLFEQFPCERIFGLHNMPGLPVGKLGFYAGNFMASADTVKITLTGYGGHGAHPERTVDPIVAGAALVMALQSIVARNVPPGETAVVSVGTFQAGIASNVIPESVVMELSVRAMKPEIRDLLIKRIHELSEFTAKSYGASSAVEVYDSYPVLTNSPEETDFARALTLEVFGREGVLESVSPMNASEDFAFMLRERPGCYFLLGNGEQGEKGGCMVHNPGYDFNDDIITTGATLFARLVEKHCR; translated from the coding sequence ATGAGTGATTATGTAATTCCAGAAATTAAAGCGACGGAAGCGGAAATGATTTCTCTGCGTCATTATTTACATGCCAATCCGGAATTAAGTCTGGAAGAGTTTAATACCAGCGAACTGGTTGCCGGCAAGCTGACCGAGTGGGGCTACCAGGTGACGCGCGGCCTCGGCAAGACCGGGGTGGTCGGCAGCCTGAGCAAAGGCGACTCGCCGCGCACCATCGGCCTGCGCGCCGATATGGACGCTCTGCCGATTCATGAAACCACTGGTTTACCCTGGGCCAGCACGGTGTCGGGGAAAATGCACGCCTGCGGTCATGACGGTCATACCACCATTCTGCTGGCGGCGGCGAAATATATCGCCTCGCCGGCCTGTCAGTTCAACGGCACGGTGCATCTGATTTTTCAGCCGGCGGAAGAGGCTATCGGCGGCGCCGATTTAATGATTAAAGACGGCCTGTTTGAGCAGTTCCCCTGCGAACGCATTTTCGGTCTGCACAACATGCCGGGGCTGCCGGTGGGCAAGCTGGGCTTCTACGCTGGCAACTTTATGGCCTCGGCGGACACCGTCAAAATCACCCTTACCGGCTACGGCGGCCACGGCGCCCATCCGGAGCGCACCGTCGACCCGATCGTCGCCGGCGCGGCGCTGGTGATGGCTCTGCAGAGCATCGTGGCGCGCAACGTGCCGCCGGGCGAAACGGCGGTGGTCAGCGTCGGCACCTTCCAGGCCGGTATCGCCTCCAACGTTATTCCGGAGAGCGTTGTGATGGAGCTCAGCGTGCGGGCGATGAAGCCGGAAATCCGCGACCTGCTGATCAAACGTATTCACGAGCTCAGCGAATTTACCGCCAAAAGCTATGGCGCCAGCAGCGCAGTAGAGGTTTACGACTCCTACCCGGTATTAACCAACAGCCCCGAAGAGACTGATTTCGCCCGGGCGCTGACGCTGGAGGTGTTTGGTCGCGAGGGGGTGCTGGAGTCGGTCTCGCCGATGAACGCCAGCGAGGACTTCGCCTTTATGCTGCGCGAACGTCCGGGCTGCTACTTCCTGCTGGGCAACGGCGAGCAGGGGGAGAAGGGCGGCTGCATGGTGCATAACCCCGGCTACGACTTCAACGATGACATTATCACCACCGGCGCGACGCTGTTCGCCCGCCTGGTGGAAAAGCACTGCCGTTAA
- a CDS encoding ABC transporter ATP-binding protein, translated as MSDQTLSGLSLSHFSAGYPRRKVIENLTVPHLPRGKITALLGPNGSGKSTLMRAMAGLGPCRGELLLEGENLLTQPFARRAEQVVYLPQTLPAGVHLHVLESIIVAQRAAGGRHSPQHQEEVMALLRQLGIAHLAMSYLDQLSGGQKQLVGLAQSLIRQPRLLLLDEPLSALDLNYQFHVMDLVRRETRRRNIVTLVVVHDINIALRHADHVLMLKAGQLLGDGTPAAVITPETLAAVYGVRGRIEPCSQGVRQVIIDGLVDSEA; from the coding sequence ATGAGCGACCAGACGTTATCCGGCCTGTCGCTGTCTCACTTCAGCGCCGGCTACCCCAGACGCAAGGTGATCGAGAACCTGACGGTTCCCCATCTGCCGCGGGGGAAAATCACCGCGCTGCTGGGGCCAAACGGCAGCGGTAAATCGACGTTAATGCGGGCGATGGCGGGTCTGGGCCCCTGCCGCGGCGAGCTGCTGCTGGAGGGGGAAAACCTGCTGACGCAGCCCTTCGCACGTCGCGCGGAACAGGTGGTCTATCTTCCGCAGACGCTGCCCGCCGGCGTGCATCTGCATGTGCTGGAGTCGATTATCGTGGCCCAGCGTGCCGCCGGAGGACGCCACAGTCCGCAGCACCAGGAGGAGGTGATGGCGCTGCTGCGCCAGCTGGGAATTGCCCACCTGGCGATGAGCTACCTCGATCAACTCTCCGGCGGGCAAAAACAGCTGGTGGGTCTCGCCCAGTCGCTGATTCGCCAGCCGCGCCTGCTACTGCTCGACGAACCGCTCAGCGCGCTTGATCTCAACTATCAATTTCACGTGATGGATCTGGTGCGCCGGGAGACCCGGCGGCGCAACATCGTGACCCTGGTGGTGGTGCACGATATCAATATTGCCCTGCGTCACGCCGACCACGTGCTGATGCTCAAAGCGGGCCAGCTGCTCGGCGACGGTACCCCGGCCGCGGTCATCACCCCCGAGACCCTGGCGGCCGTCTACGGCGTGCGCGGTCGTATTGAGCCCTGTTCGCAGGGGGTGCGGCAGGTAATTATTGACGGCCTGGTAGACAGCGAGGCCTGA
- a CDS encoding Crp/Fnr family transcriptional regulator, producing the protein MNPSFGDIYDRYQKLSLTTHLPAVIACSETLSLSKDQPFLPQPGYLYFLLQGQMTLAFGDEQNLLGIVIAHMPLGLLEHYCPSVALYYRCLGECQLAKISASDFERIFFHSSPGYMQELTTILAYMGIFALDAHYERGSQTSFQTIKSMLSRYLYRGGIDGGQHESLSAFIIKRTNLSRSYVYQVLAALREGGYITVKKGKLISIDRHIPEKF; encoded by the coding sequence ATGAACCCCAGTTTTGGCGATATTTACGATCGGTACCAGAAGCTGTCGCTGACCACGCACCTGCCGGCGGTCATCGCCTGCAGTGAAACCCTGAGCCTGAGTAAAGACCAGCCATTTCTGCCGCAGCCGGGCTATCTCTATTTTTTGCTGCAGGGGCAAATGACGTTGGCCTTTGGTGATGAGCAGAACCTGCTCGGGATTGTTATCGCGCATATGCCGTTAGGGCTACTTGAACATTATTGTCCGTCGGTGGCGCTCTATTATCGGTGTCTGGGCGAATGCCAGCTGGCGAAAATATCCGCCAGCGATTTTGAACGGATATTCTTTCATTCGTCGCCGGGCTATATGCAAGAGCTGACCACGATCCTGGCCTATATGGGCATATTTGCCCTTGATGCCCATTATGAACGCGGCAGCCAGACCAGCTTTCAGACCATTAAATCAATGCTGTCGCGCTATTTATATCGTGGAGGAATCGATGGTGGTCAGCATGAAAGCCTGTCGGCATTTATTATTAAACGAACCAATCTTTCGCGCAGCTATGTTTATCAGGTGCTGGCCGCCCTGCGCGAGGGGGGATATATCACGGTGAAAAAAGGCAAACTGATTTCCATCGACCGTCATATTCCTGAGAAATTCTGA
- a CDS encoding aminoimidazole riboside kinase, whose translation MNGKIWVLGDAVVDLLPDGEGRLLQCPGGAPANVAVGVARLGGDSGFIGRVGDDPFGRFMRHTLAQEQVDVDFMRLDATQRTSTVVVDLDRHGERTFTFMVRPSADLFLAPEDLPPFAAGQWLHVCSIALSAEPSRSTAFAAMEAIKRAGGYVSFDPNIRSDLWQDPQELRDCLDRALALADAIKLSEEELAFISGSDDIVSGIARLNARFQPTLLLVTQGKAGVQAALRGQVSHFPARPVVAVDTTGAGDAFVAGLLAGLAAHGIPDNLAALAPDLALAQTCGALATTAKGAMTALPYRVDLQRSL comes from the coding sequence ATGAATGGTAAAATCTGGGTACTCGGCGATGCGGTCGTCGATCTCCTGCCCGACGGAGAGGGCCGCCTGCTGCAATGCCCCGGCGGCGCGCCAGCCAACGTCGCGGTCGGCGTGGCGCGGCTCGGCGGCGACAGCGGGTTTATCGGCCGCGTCGGCGACGATCCGTTCGGTCGCTTTATGCGCCACACCCTGGCGCAGGAGCAGGTCGATGTGGATTTTATGCGCCTCGACGCGACGCAGCGCACCTCCACGGTGGTGGTCGATCTCGATCGGCACGGGGAGCGCACCTTTACCTTTATGGTTCGCCCGAGCGCCGACCTGTTTCTTGCGCCTGAGGATCTTCCGCCGTTCGCCGCCGGCCAGTGGCTGCACGTCTGCTCTATCGCCCTCAGCGCGGAACCGAGCCGCAGCACGGCATTCGCGGCGATGGAGGCGATAAAGCGCGCCGGGGGCTATGTCAGCTTCGACCCCAATATCCGCAGCGACCTGTGGCAGGATCCGCAGGAGCTGCGCGACTGTCTCGACCGGGCGCTGGCCCTCGCCGACGCCATAAAACTGTCGGAAGAGGAGCTGGCTTTTATCAGCGGCAGCGACGACATCGTCAGCGGCATCGCCCGGCTGAACGCCCGCTTCCAGCCGACGCTGCTGCTGGTCACCCAGGGCAAAGCGGGAGTCCAGGCCGCGCTGCGCGGGCAGGTTAGCCACTTCCCCGCCCGCCCGGTAGTGGCCGTCGATACCACCGGCGCCGGCGATGCCTTTGTCGCCGGGCTGCTCGCCGGGCTCGCCGCCCACGGCATCCCTGATAACCTCGCCGCCCTGGCGCCGGACCTCGCGCTGGCGCAAACCTGCGGCGCGCTGGCCACCACCGCCAAAGGCGCCATGACCGCCCTGCCCTACAGGGTCGATCTTCAGCGCTCGCTGTGA
- a CDS encoding FecCD family ABC transporter permease → MMDHYRHIVRRRLLLMLLLALLIVASLLLDFMLGPSGLPLQSLWQTLTDPASADPGTRAIVWDIRLPYAVMAIIVGLALGLAGAEMQTILNNPLASPFTLGVSSAAAFGAALAIVLGIGLPGIPGQWFISANAFIFALLAALLLDGITRWTQVATSGVILFGIALVFTFNALVSMLQFIANEDTLQGLVFWTMGSIDRASWSKVAILLVALALVMPLSLRSAWKLTALRLGEDRAISFGINVRRLRLATLLRISILSALSVAFVGPIGFIGLVAPHIARMLFGEDHRFYLPASALIGALVLSLASIASKNLIPGAIIPVGIVTSLVGVPFFLSIILRHRGQV, encoded by the coding sequence GTGATGGATCATTATCGCCATATCGTGCGTCGCCGCCTGCTGCTGATGCTGCTGCTGGCGCTGTTGATTGTCGCTTCGCTGCTGCTCGATTTTATGCTCGGCCCCTCCGGACTGCCGCTGCAGAGCCTGTGGCAGACGTTAACCGATCCGGCCAGCGCCGATCCGGGCACTCGCGCCATCGTCTGGGACATCCGGCTGCCCTATGCGGTGATGGCGATTATCGTCGGTCTGGCGCTGGGGCTGGCCGGTGCCGAAATGCAGACCATCCTCAATAACCCGCTGGCCAGTCCGTTTACCCTGGGTGTCTCCTCGGCTGCGGCGTTTGGCGCCGCGCTGGCGATTGTACTGGGTATTGGCCTGCCCGGTATTCCCGGCCAGTGGTTTATCTCGGCCAACGCCTTTATCTTCGCCCTGCTGGCGGCCCTGCTGCTGGACGGCATTACCCGCTGGACCCAGGTGGCCACCTCCGGCGTCATTCTGTTCGGCATCGCGCTGGTCTTTACCTTTAACGCCCTGGTCTCGATGCTGCAGTTTATCGCCAATGAAGACACGCTGCAGGGGCTGGTGTTCTGGACCATGGGCAGCATCGACCGCGCCTCCTGGAGCAAAGTCGCCATCCTGCTGGTCGCCCTGGCGCTGGTGATGCCCCTGTCGCTGCGCAGCGCGTGGAAGCTGACCGCCCTGCGGCTGGGCGAGGACCGGGCCATCAGCTTTGGCATTAACGTTCGCCGTCTGCGCCTGGCCACACTGCTGCGGATCAGCATTTTGTCGGCGCTTTCGGTGGCCTTTGTCGGGCCAATCGGCTTTATCGGCCTGGTGGCGCCGCATATTGCGCGGATGCTCTTCGGCGAAGACCATCGCTTTTACCTGCCCGCCAGCGCGCTGATCGGCGCCCTGGTGCTCTCTCTGGCCTCCATCGCCTCGAAGAACCTGATCCCGGGGGCCATTATTCCGGTGGGGATCGTCACTTCCCTGGTAGGGGTCCCGTTCTTTTTAAGCATTATTTTACGTCACCGGGGGCAGGTATGA
- a CDS encoding ABC transporter substrate-binding protein: MARKSVRSLLLTALIATPFLSYATQYPLTVTDLDGRQVTLVKEPQRIILQDGRDIMTLALLDRDNPFKRLVAWNNLAKKQDVATWQMLKTAWPQSATILDMGFSDKGNVDLESVIARQPDLMIAQLRARPALMESGVIDKLSALHVPVLFVDYEIDPAKDTAPSIDLLGKVLNRESQAKAFTDYYRHQLQTIRQKTAAITPKANVFVEALAGNSDACCFTHGHSGWGGLVEAVGANNIGSQLLPGASGFVSLEKIISMKPDAWIMTGSKRGNSQVLPLGYEVKPEAVKAQAQTLLARPGVSQIPAVQEKRAYGVYHHFYNHPWNIVGMEYLAKDIYPQAFRDLNPDETYHYIVRHFTDLPDQPFVFSWQQSE, translated from the coding sequence ATGGCAAGAAAATCAGTAAGATCGCTGTTGCTTACTGCGCTGATCGCGACGCCCTTCCTCAGCTATGCGACCCAATATCCGCTGACGGTTACCGACCTTGACGGCCGGCAGGTCACCCTGGTCAAAGAGCCGCAGCGTATTATTTTGCAGGATGGTCGCGACATTATGACCCTCGCCCTGCTGGACCGGGACAATCCGTTTAAGCGGCTGGTGGCATGGAATAATCTGGCGAAAAAGCAGGATGTTGCCACCTGGCAGATGCTGAAAACGGCGTGGCCGCAGTCGGCTACGATTCTGGACATGGGCTTCAGCGACAAGGGGAACGTCGATCTTGAAAGCGTCATCGCCCGCCAGCCGGATCTGATGATCGCCCAGCTGCGCGCCAGGCCTGCGCTGATGGAGAGCGGGGTCATTGACAAGCTTAGCGCCCTGCACGTTCCGGTGCTGTTTGTCGACTATGAGATCGACCCGGCGAAAGATACCGCCCCCAGCATCGACCTGCTGGGCAAAGTGCTTAACCGCGAGAGCCAGGCCAAAGCCTTTACCGATTACTATCGCCATCAGCTGCAGACGATTCGTCAGAAAACCGCAGCCATCACGCCGAAGGCCAACGTCTTCGTGGAAGCGCTGGCCGGCAACAGCGATGCCTGCTGCTTTACTCATGGCCACAGCGGCTGGGGCGGGCTGGTGGAGGCGGTCGGGGCGAACAATATCGGTTCGCAGCTGCTGCCGGGCGCCTCCGGATTCGTCTCGCTGGAGAAAATCATCAGCATGAAGCCCGACGCCTGGATCATGACCGGCTCGAAGCGTGGCAACAGCCAGGTGCTGCCCCTGGGCTATGAAGTCAAGCCGGAGGCGGTGAAGGCCCAGGCGCAGACGCTGCTGGCGCGGCCAGGGGTCAGCCAGATCCCGGCGGTCCAGGAAAAGCGGGCCTATGGCGTCTATCACCACTTCTATAACCACCCGTGGAATATTGTCGGCATGGAGTATCTGGCGAAAGATATCTATCCGCAGGCCTTCCGCGATCTCAACCCGGATGAGACTTATCATTATATCGTGCGCCATTTCACCGACCTGCCGGACCAGCCGTTCGTCTTTTCCTGGCAGCAGAGCGAGTAA
- a CDS encoding aldo/keto reductase: MMTRPLGKTGFSIAPLVFGGNVFGWTIDEKTSFALLDAFVDHGFDAIDTADVYSRWAEGNQGGESETIIGRWLQARPGMRDKVKIFTKVGSDLGLPGHKGLSKAWIQQAVDDSLRRLNTDYIDLYFSHWPDPQTPVAETLEAFHSLQQAGKIRAMGASNLDAMQLAGALEVARKGGLPAWQVLQPEYNLYHRSAFEGALCDLCVSRDIGVVTYYSLASGFLTGKYRQPSDLAQSQRGGGIGKYLNPRGMRIIDTLVAVAEELGAKPAEVALAWLIGREGVTAPIASATSVAQVESFARASALSLSAEQVARLDSASA, from the coding sequence ATGATGACACGTCCCTTGGGCAAAACCGGATTTTCCATCGCCCCGTTAGTGTTTGGCGGTAACGTCTTTGGCTGGACCATTGATGAAAAAACCAGTTTTGCCCTTCTTGATGCTTTTGTTGACCATGGTTTTGACGCTATCGACACGGCGGATGTTTATTCCCGCTGGGCGGAGGGCAATCAGGGCGGCGAATCCGAAACCATTATCGGCCGCTGGCTGCAGGCGCGTCCCGGCATGCGCGATAAGGTCAAAATCTTCACTAAAGTCGGCTCCGATCTCGGCCTTCCTGGCCATAAGGGACTCAGCAAAGCCTGGATCCAGCAGGCGGTAGACGACTCCCTGCGCCGCCTTAATACCGACTACATCGACCTCTACTTTTCCCACTGGCCGGATCCGCAAACTCCGGTAGCGGAAACGCTGGAGGCTTTCCACAGCCTGCAGCAGGCGGGGAAAATTCGCGCGATGGGGGCCTCTAACCTCGATGCGATGCAGCTGGCGGGGGCGCTGGAGGTGGCGCGCAAGGGCGGCTTGCCTGCCTGGCAGGTGCTGCAGCCGGAATATAACCTCTACCACCGCTCCGCCTTTGAAGGCGCGCTGTGCGATCTCTGCGTCAGCCGTGATATCGGGGTGGTGACCTACTACAGCCTGGCCTCGGGGTTCTTAACCGGTAAGTACCGTCAGCCGTCGGATCTGGCGCAGAGTCAGCGCGGAGGGGGGATTGGTAAGTACCTGAATCCGCGCGGGATGCGGATTATCGATACCCTGGTGGCGGTTGCGGAGGAGCTGGGGGCGAAGCCGGCGGAAGTGGCCCTGGCGTGGCTGATCGGCCGCGAAGGGGTGACCGCGCCGATCGCCAGCGCCACCAGCGTGGCCCAGGTGGAAAGTTTTGCCCGCGCGTCGGCGCTGAGCCTGAGCGCGGAGCAGGTGGCGCGGCTGGACAGCGCCAGCGCCTGA
- a CDS encoding RcnB family protein, producing the protein MKKMISLAVMLSTVLSVPAFADGPNDGHRPGQPTVWQNGPDHNGHAPQGGPDAHHQGDHDQRGPDRDAHDKRDQARHEQDHFAWRGNDFRKGHPAPAPFRGDEYRVRDWSDRGLPPPPEGHHWSYIDGNYVLIAAATGIITSILVSGALGH; encoded by the coding sequence ATGAAAAAGATGATTTCTCTGGCGGTAATGTTATCCACTGTGCTGAGCGTCCCGGCCTTTGCCGATGGCCCGAACGACGGCCATCGCCCGGGGCAGCCAACGGTGTGGCAGAACGGTCCGGATCATAATGGGCATGCGCCGCAGGGCGGACCTGACGCGCATCATCAGGGTGACCATGACCAGCGTGGCCCGGATCGTGACGCTCATGACAAACGCGATCAGGCACGTCATGAGCAGGACCATTTCGCCTGGCGCGGTAACGATTTCCGCAAAGGCCACCCGGCTCCGGCGCCGTTCCGTGGCGATGAGTATCGCGTCCGTGACTGGAGCGACCGCGGCCTGCCGCCCCCGCCGGAGGGCCATCACTGGTCCTATATCGACGGTAACTATGTGCTGATCGCTGCGGCGACCGGGATCATCACCTCGATTCTGGTGAGCGGCGCCCTCGGCCACTAA
- a CDS encoding HlyD family secretion protein — protein METLMLLTYAALCIVVFKVFRIPLNKWTVPTAVLGGIALLGAVIFGMNYNFPYTDVGNQVFRTVPIVSQVRGRVQTVPVKPNQRLHKDDVLFTLDPTPFQAKVDDLQAQIKAASQDALSLNAALSQAEAELSRAVAQRDQSRREYARFREGHAQGAFSDQMVDTRLQTWKADEASVSAAQANVVQARNALDSVVKGKNTTVASLLAQLQKAQFQLDNTVVRAPEDGYVSTVGLRPGTMSTALGMLPVMTFVPVEGDASREYVAAFRQNALQRLHKGEPAELMFPAIPGTVFRGEVADVLPAIGESQFQGQGKLLTTDALNTHGRALVVLKVTDPRFAEYALPQGATLEAAVYSDHLKELSLIRKILIRMKSWENYIYLDH, from the coding sequence ATGGAAACGTTAATGTTGCTGACCTACGCCGCGCTATGCATCGTGGTGTTTAAAGTATTCCGCATTCCGCTCAATAAGTGGACCGTGCCGACGGCGGTGCTCGGCGGTATCGCCCTGCTTGGCGCGGTGATCTTCGGGATGAACTACAACTTCCCCTATACCGACGTCGGTAATCAGGTGTTTCGCACCGTGCCGATTGTGTCGCAGGTACGCGGTCGGGTGCAGACCGTACCGGTGAAGCCTAACCAGAGGCTGCATAAGGATGATGTGCTGTTTACTCTCGACCCGACGCCGTTCCAGGCAAAGGTGGACGATCTGCAGGCGCAAATTAAAGCGGCCAGTCAGGATGCGCTCTCCCTCAACGCCGCGTTAAGCCAGGCGGAGGCCGAGCTGAGCAGAGCGGTGGCCCAGCGCGACCAGTCGCGGCGGGAGTATGCCCGTTTTCGGGAGGGGCATGCCCAGGGCGCCTTCTCCGATCAAATGGTCGATACCCGTCTGCAGACGTGGAAAGCCGATGAAGCCAGCGTCAGCGCGGCTCAGGCGAACGTGGTACAGGCGCGTAACGCGCTGGACTCGGTGGTGAAGGGCAAAAATACCACCGTGGCCTCCCTGCTGGCGCAGTTGCAGAAGGCGCAGTTTCAGCTGGATAACACCGTCGTCCGCGCCCCGGAAGACGGCTATGTCAGCACCGTCGGCTTACGGCCAGGCACCATGTCCACCGCGCTGGGGATGCTGCCGGTGATGACCTTTGTGCCGGTGGAGGGCGACGCCTCGCGGGAGTATGTCGCGGCATTTCGCCAGAACGCCCTGCAGCGTCTGCACAAAGGCGAGCCTGCGGAGCTGATGTTTCCGGCCATTCCGGGGACCGTCTTCCGCGGGGAAGTGGCCGACGTGCTGCCGGCGATTGGCGAGAGTCAGTTTCAGGGCCAGGGCAAACTGCTGACCACGGACGCGCTCAATACCCATGGCCGGGCGCTGGTGGTGCTGAAGGTGACCGATCCGCGTTTTGCCGAATACGCCCTGCCGCAGGGGGCCACCCTCGAGGCGGCGGTCTACTCGGATCATCTGAAAGAGCTGTCGCTGATCCGGAAGATCCTGATCCGCATGAAGAGCTGGGAAAACTATATCTATCTCGATCACTAA
- a CDS encoding lysine/arginine/ornithine ABC transporter substrate-binding protein — protein MKKSLLLWLALMASTSALAEGGKAIRFGVDPTFAPFEWKDPQGKLAGFDIDLGNAICQQLQAKCVWVESNFDGIIPALKARKFDAILSGMYMTEKRKAQIAFSDKLYNGPVFLVARKNTLQGNTPAQLKGKTIGVEQGSAQETYVNQHWRPQGINIVAYQGADSVVRDLESGRIDGAVLSGMMADYSFLQQPQGKAFTFVGGHLQDDTLFGAGAAIGLRKDDEALRQEINGAIAKILADGTYKKLASKYFSFDVYSGT, from the coding sequence ATGAAAAAATCACTGTTGCTATGGCTGGCGTTAATGGCGTCGACGTCGGCGCTGGCCGAAGGGGGAAAGGCGATCCGCTTCGGCGTCGACCCGACCTTCGCGCCGTTTGAATGGAAGGATCCGCAGGGCAAGCTGGCGGGGTTTGATATCGATCTAGGCAACGCCATTTGCCAGCAGCTGCAGGCGAAATGCGTGTGGGTGGAAAGCAATTTCGACGGCATTATCCCGGCGCTGAAGGCGCGGAAATTCGACGCCATCCTTTCCGGGATGTACATGACCGAGAAGCGTAAAGCGCAAATTGCCTTTAGCGACAAGCTGTATAACGGGCCGGTGTTCCTCGTGGCGCGTAAAAATACCCTGCAAGGCAATACGCCGGCGCAGCTGAAGGGCAAAACCATCGGCGTCGAGCAGGGTTCGGCGCAGGAGACTTACGTCAATCAGCACTGGCGTCCGCAGGGGATCAACATTGTGGCCTACCAGGGGGCCGATAGCGTGGTGCGCGATCTGGAGTCCGGGCGCATCGACGGCGCGGTGCTTTCCGGGATGATGGCCGACTACAGCTTCCTGCAGCAGCCGCAGGGTAAGGCATTCACCTTTGTCGGCGGCCATCTGCAGGATGATACGCTGTTTGGCGCCGGGGCGGCGATCGGCTTGCGTAAAGACGATGAGGCGCTACGTCAGGAAATAAACGGCGCGATTGCGAAGATCCTTGCCGACGGCACCTACAAAAAATTAGCCAGCAAATATTTTAGCTTTGATGTTTATTCCGGGACATAA
- a CDS encoding DUF3302 domain-containing protein produces MTLDYVALAILIAVALILFYGVIVIHDIPYEIAKERRHPHQDAIHYAGWVSLFTLHALWPLLWIWATLWREDRGWGMRRIADDQQALHQRLETVAQRLEQVQREVEELKAKEAE; encoded by the coding sequence ATGACCCTGGACTATGTGGCGCTGGCCATTCTCATCGCCGTGGCCTTAATACTTTTTTATGGCGTGATTGTTATTCACGATATTCCTTATGAAATCGCCAAAGAGCGGCGCCATCCTCATCAGGATGCGATTCATTATGCCGGCTGGGTCAGCTTATTTACCCTGCACGCCCTGTGGCCCTTGTTGTGGATCTGGGCGACGCTATGGCGCGAAGACCGCGGATGGGGAATGCGCCGCATCGCCGACGATCAGCAGGCCCTGCATCAGCGTCTGGAGACGGTCGCTCAGCGACTGGAGCAGGTGCAGCGCGAGGTCGAGGAACTTAAAGCGAAGGAGGCAGAATAA